From the Halorhabdus utahensis DSM 12940 genome, one window contains:
- a CDS encoding DUF354 domain-containing protein, producing MAVRTTRPATSPAPDTDSARSTRNTSLRVLFDVGHPAQVHLFRNAIRELGERGHETFVTSREKEVTNELLEAYGIDHVSLSRRGDSTLSLVWETLTREVRLLSFARRFGPDVLVSRLGPVPAHVSALLGCRHVVVSDTYVDRPFIRRIHQSVTLPFVDTICVPDSFELPIADEKRRPLDFQELAYLHPAYFEPDRDVLAANDIDPGDPYFVVRVSGWDAYHDAGHAGLGPATVRRLIERLKEHGAVYISAEGDLPSDLERHRLTIPPADIHHVLYYADLYVGDSGTMSTEAAVLGTPAIRTNTMVGEDDEHVFRALEDRYDLLRSYADADRALEAVEEILSFGIDCIDWQQRRERLLAEQPDVTDRIVETILESASDPRESRP from the coding sequence ATGGCCGTGAGAACGACCCGGCCCGCCACGAGCCCAGCGCCCGACACCGACAGCGCCCGTTCGACCCGGAACACGTCGCTCCGTGTGCTGTTCGACGTCGGGCATCCCGCGCAGGTACACCTGTTTCGCAACGCGATCCGGGAGCTCGGCGAGCGAGGTCACGAGACGTTCGTAACCTCCCGCGAGAAGGAAGTCACGAACGAGCTACTCGAGGCCTACGGGATCGATCACGTGTCGCTCTCCAGGCGTGGTGATTCCACGCTCTCACTCGTGTGGGAGACACTGACCCGCGAGGTGCGGCTGCTCTCGTTCGCCCGCCGCTTCGGACCGGACGTTCTCGTCAGTCGACTCGGCCCAGTCCCGGCACACGTCTCGGCGCTTCTCGGTTGTCGACACGTCGTCGTGAGCGATACGTACGTCGACAGACCGTTCATCCGTCGAATCCACCAGAGTGTGACGCTGCCGTTCGTCGATACGATCTGTGTGCCCGACAGCTTCGAGTTGCCCATCGCCGACGAGAAGCGACGGCCGCTGGACTTTCAGGAACTGGCGTACCTGCACCCGGCGTATTTCGAGCCGGATCGGGACGTGCTCGCCGCGAACGATATCGATCCGGGCGATCCATACTTCGTCGTCCGGGTGTCCGGCTGGGACGCGTATCACGACGCGGGCCACGCTGGACTCGGCCCGGCGACCGTTCGACGACTGATCGAGCGGCTCAAAGAGCATGGGGCGGTGTATATCTCGGCCGAAGGCGACCTGCCATCGGACCTCGAACGGCACCGCCTCACGATTCCGCCGGCCGACATCCATCACGTCCTGTACTACGCCGACCTCTACGTCGGTGACTCAGGGACGATGTCGACGGAGGCAGCGGTACTCGGGACGCCCGCGATCAGAACGAACACGATGGTCGGCGAGGACGACGAGCACGTGTTTCGAGCGCTCGAGGATCGCTATGACCTCTTGCGGTCCTATGCAGACGCGGACCGTGCCCTCGAAGCCGTCGAGGAGATACTTTCGTTCGGCATCGACTGCATCGACTGGCAGCAGCGACGAGAGCGACTGCTCGCCGAACAGCCGGACGTGACCGACCGGATCGTCGAAACGATCCTCGAATCAGCATCCGATCCACGGGAGAGTCGACCATGA
- a CDS encoding Gfo/Idh/MocA family protein: MTDDVLAAGVIGVGSMGQHHARVYSELPDTTLVGVTDADDDRASRIADEYGVEPMNRSALLNRADVVSVAVPTPYHAETTREAIEHGVDVLVEKPFVDDRELGHDLAEEAREAGVTLQVGHIERFNPAVAVLADIVPDLDIVSIDIDRLGPPLDRDNEDNVVMDLMIHDVDILLSLVDESIESLSAVARDDQHATSQFEFENGTVATVTASRLTQEKVRKLSITAESCRVNVDFISQTVEIHRRSLPEFVESDGDIRYRHESVVERPMVENGEPLKAQLSAFAGAVTNGTEPTVTAADALNVLEIIERIESLAFTPATEVTSA; the protein is encoded by the coding sequence GTGTACAGTGAACTGCCAGACACCACACTCGTCGGCGTGACGGACGCCGACGACGATCGTGCGTCCCGCATCGCCGACGAGTACGGCGTCGAGCCGATGAATCGATCGGCCCTGCTGAACAGGGCTGACGTCGTCTCGGTCGCGGTGCCGACGCCGTATCATGCCGAAACCACTCGAGAAGCCATCGAGCACGGAGTCGATGTCCTCGTCGAGAAGCCCTTTGTCGACGATCGGGAACTCGGGCACGATCTCGCCGAGGAAGCCCGCGAGGCCGGTGTGACGCTTCAGGTCGGTCACATCGAGCGATTCAATCCGGCGGTCGCCGTCCTCGCCGACATCGTGCCGGATCTGGACATCGTGTCGATCGACATCGATCGACTCGGTCCGCCACTCGACCGTGATAACGAGGACAACGTCGTGATGGACCTCATGATTCACGACGTCGACATTCTGTTGTCGCTCGTGGACGAGTCAATCGAGTCGCTGTCGGCAGTCGCCCGGGACGACCAGCACGCCACGTCCCAGTTCGAGTTCGAAAACGGGACTGTGGCGACGGTGACCGCGAGCCGGCTCACACAGGAGAAGGTGCGGAAGCTCTCGATCACGGCAGAATCGTGCCGTGTCAACGTCGACTTCATCAGCCAGACGGTCGAGATTCATCGTCGATCACTCCCCGAGTTCGTCGAGTCGGACGGTGACATCCGCTACCGACACGAGAGCGTCGTCGAGCGGCCGATGGTCGAGAACGGCGAGCCGCTGAAAGCCCAGCTCTCGGCATTTGCGGGCGCGGTGACGAACGGGACCGAACCGACGGTCACCGCGGCGGACGCCCTCAACGTACTGGAGATCATCGAACGCATCGAGTCACTGGCGTTCACTCCCGCCACGGAGGTGACGAGCGCGTGA
- a CDS encoding nucleotide sugar dehydrogenase, with amino-acid sequence MTQHDSRVSRETRPRDGLYDASEDEATQRAAFTGGDVPVAVYGLGKMGVPLAAVYADVTGNTVGVDVDPSVVETINGGQSPIKREPGLPDLVAEVVESGALEATTDGEGAAERAAVHVLMVPTLLTDDDEPDLSIMDDVVETVGTGLSPGDLVIVESTVPPRTTVDRFLPKLLETSGLSDGEFGVAACPERTVSGQALADVRGTHPKVVGGIDDESTRAAALIYDEISSNDVVTTTDATTAEATKVFEGVYRDVNIAIANQLAVFAEEMDIDINEAIDVANTQPFCDIHDPGPGVGGHCIPVYPHFLSGQFDADASLLSTARERNDDMAAYTASLTDAILESEGVEPDEARVLLLGMTYKANIAELRNTPSIPLARHLAEMGPTVYAVDPLIEDWSALDTVEPLTLEEAHDRSVDAVVLATPHDEFTTLEWDTFDAPILDGRAAIDTEEVDAPVYTIGGPWP; translated from the coding sequence GTGACCCAGCACGATAGCCGCGTGTCCCGGGAGACGCGCCCTCGTGACGGATTGTACGATGCGTCCGAGGATGAGGCTACCCAGCGGGCGGCCTTCACGGGCGGGGATGTACCGGTTGCGGTCTACGGGCTCGGCAAGATGGGCGTCCCGCTCGCCGCGGTCTACGCGGACGTCACCGGCAATACGGTCGGTGTCGACGTCGATCCGTCCGTCGTCGAAACGATCAACGGCGGACAGTCCCCGATCAAACGTGAGCCGGGACTCCCGGACCTCGTCGCCGAGGTCGTCGAGTCGGGCGCACTGGAGGCCACGACCGACGGGGAGGGGGCCGCTGAGCGGGCCGCCGTGCACGTGCTCATGGTGCCGACACTGCTGACTGACGACGACGAACCGGATCTCTCGATCATGGATGACGTCGTCGAGACAGTCGGAACCGGGCTCTCGCCGGGGGACCTCGTCATCGTCGAATCGACCGTGCCGCCACGGACGACAGTCGATCGGTTCCTGCCGAAGCTCCTCGAAACGAGTGGCCTTTCGGACGGGGAGTTCGGCGTCGCGGCCTGTCCAGAACGGACCGTGAGCGGCCAGGCGCTCGCCGACGTCAGAGGAACACACCCCAAAGTCGTCGGCGGGATCGACGACGAGAGTACGCGAGCGGCCGCCCTCATTTACGACGAGATATCGTCGAATGACGTGGTCACGACGACGGACGCAACCACTGCCGAGGCAACCAAAGTGTTCGAGGGAGTCTACCGCGACGTCAACATTGCGATCGCCAACCAACTCGCGGTCTTCGCCGAGGAGATGGACATCGACATCAACGAGGCGATCGACGTGGCCAACACCCAGCCGTTCTGTGACATTCACGATCCTGGGCCGGGCGTGGGCGGGCACTGCATCCCCGTCTACCCACACTTCCTCAGCGGTCAGTTCGATGCTGACGCCTCGTTGCTTTCGACGGCACGCGAACGCAACGACGACATGGCGGCCTATACAGCCTCGCTGACCGACGCGATCCTCGAGTCCGAGGGCGTCGAACCCGACGAGGCGCGCGTACTCCTGCTCGGGATGACTTACAAGGCGAACATCGCGGAACTCCGGAACACGCCGTCGATCCCGCTCGCCAGGCATCTCGCAGAGATGGGCCCGACAGTGTACGCCGTCGACCCGCTGATCGAAGACTGGAGCGCCCTTGACACTGTGGAACCGCTCACGCTGGAGGAAGCCCATGATCGGTCGGTTGATGCGGTCGTGCTCGCGACACCGCACGATGAGTTCACGACCCTAGAGTGGGATACCTTCGACGCGCCGATCCTCGACGGCCGGGCAGCCATCGACACAGAGGAGGTCGACGCGCCGGTGTACACGATCGGTGGGCCATGGCCGTGA